One part of the Acidobacteriota bacterium genome encodes these proteins:
- a CDS encoding sulfite exporter TauE/SafE family protein yields MLEWFTVVLPISGVAINALLLVLLGVAVGVLGGFFGMGGAWMVTPALNIFGFPMPFAVGTDLCHMAGKSIISTRRHAKFGNVDMKLGLAMLAFDVVGIECGARLVMLLERFGLAGPVIRWVYVVLLFLIAWLVFYDYFKDRSIRRRAALGLAPATPALQWHVALHKIRLRPIIRFDVAQVECSLWLPAAVGFTVGVLAGFLGIGGGLLMMPALVYLIGVPTFVAVGTDLFTVMLSGFYGAATYSIKGRVEILAVLLMLVGAAPGAQVGTIATKYIRGYGIRLIFGITVVCAMVSVILKQLNYNTAAAWTVMMAVSVITGVVVVGMVRGAARELAARKEVSP; encoded by the coding sequence ATGCTCGAATGGTTCACCGTTGTGCTTCCGATCTCCGGAGTGGCGATCAACGCGCTGCTGCTCGTGTTGCTCGGAGTCGCCGTCGGCGTGTTGGGCGGGTTCTTCGGCATGGGCGGCGCGTGGATGGTGACACCCGCGCTGAACATCTTCGGCTTCCCGATGCCCTTTGCCGTGGGTACTGACCTGTGCCACATGGCAGGCAAGTCGATTATCTCGACACGACGCCATGCGAAGTTCGGCAACGTCGACATGAAGCTCGGCCTCGCGATGCTGGCGTTCGACGTGGTCGGGATCGAGTGCGGCGCCAGGCTGGTCATGCTGCTCGAGCGGTTTGGCCTCGCGGGCCCGGTGATCCGGTGGGTGTACGTCGTCCTCCTGTTTCTGATCGCCTGGCTCGTGTTCTACGATTACTTCAAGGACCGGTCGATTCGCCGCCGCGCCGCGCTCGGTCTCGCGCCCGCCACGCCGGCCCTCCAGTGGCATGTGGCGCTGCACAAGATCAGACTCCGGCCCATCATCCGCTTCGATGTCGCGCAGGTGGAGTGTTCGTTGTGGCTGCCTGCCGCCGTCGGGTTCACCGTCGGAGTGCTGGCCGGGTTCCTCGGGATCGGGGGCGGCCTGCTGATGATGCCGGCCCTCGTCTATCTGATCGGGGTGCCGACGTTCGTGGCGGTTGGCACCGACTTGTTCACGGTGATGCTCTCGGGATTCTATGGCGCCGCGACGTACTCGATAAAGGGGCGCGTGGAGATCCTCGCTGTCCTGTTGATGCTGGTTGGGGCGGCGCCGGGGGCCCAGGTCGGGACGATTGCCACCAAGTACATTCGCGGATACGGCATCCGGCTCATCTTCGGCATTACGGTCGTCTGCGCGATGGTCTCCGTCATCCTCAAGCAGCTGAACTACAACACCGCGGCGGCGTGGACGGTGATGATGGCCGTGTCGGTGATCACGGGCGTCGTCGTGGTCGGCATGGTCAGGGGGGCCGCGCGCGAGCTGGCCGCGCGCAAGGAGGTGAGCCCATGA
- a CDS encoding cytidylate kinase family protein, which translates to MSIITISRGTFSGGRDLAECLHKQLGYSVASREIVADAAQVSGVSEAALSRALESSPRLVDRFLPDRRLYLAFVRMALCERAAHDNLVYHGHAGHFLLKGVRHVIRVRLIAPLDFRIDRLRKRMGLDEREAAAYIERVDKERSRWTEFLYGADWKDPSLYDLVVNLENVDLEGACGAVVALAARPQFQADDSSRQTMMDLLLMSQVAATLAADRGTSYAEVEVRAKAGLVEIEGKLADPMLVNAVIDRARRVAGVRGIRYGTRVMFEDSTALVP; encoded by the coding sequence ATGTCGATCATCACGATTTCGCGAGGCACGTTCAGCGGAGGCCGCGACCTGGCCGAGTGTCTCCACAAACAGCTGGGCTATAGCGTCGCCAGCCGGGAAATCGTTGCCGACGCGGCCCAGGTCTCAGGCGTCTCGGAGGCCGCTCTTTCCAGGGCCCTGGAGAGCAGCCCTCGGCTCGTCGATCGGTTTCTGCCCGACCGGCGGCTCTACTTGGCGTTTGTGCGGATGGCGCTCTGTGAACGGGCGGCTCACGATAACCTCGTCTACCACGGACACGCAGGCCACTTCCTGCTCAAGGGTGTGCGGCACGTCATCAGAGTGAGACTGATCGCCCCGCTCGATTTCAGGATCGATCGGCTCCGGAAACGCATGGGACTCGACGAGCGTGAGGCTGCGGCGTACATCGAGCGGGTGGACAAGGAACGTTCGCGCTGGACCGAGTTCTTGTACGGCGCCGACTGGAAGGATCCGAGTCTCTACGACCTCGTCGTCAACCTCGAGAACGTCGACCTGGAGGGCGCGTGCGGGGCAGTGGTGGCTCTGGCGGCCAGACCGCAGTTCCAGGCCGATGATTCGAGCCGCCAGACGATGATGGACCTGCTCCTGATGAGCCAGGTCGCCGCCACGCTGGCCGCCGACCGCGGCACCTCCTACGCTGAGGTCGAAGTGAGGGCCAAGGCGGGGCTGGTGGAGATTGAAGGCAAACTGGCCGATCCCATGCTCGTCAACGCCGTGATCGATCGAGCTCGCCGGGTCGCGGGGGTGAGGGGCATTCGCTATGGCACGCGAGTGATGTTCGAAGACTCGACTGCGCTTGTCCCCTGA
- a CDS encoding HAMP domain-containing sensor histidine kinase, with product MRPQHETPGRTPPGWSARGRNRQGGGPSNGQLNGRDSQTAADIALLRRPSFSIRKRIALSFLLCFLVIGGVTLASLVTLGRIEQKLHFLEVADTYTNQIQQARRFEKNYLLYGTGLDSALEYAHEARATLGGASAEFARIVGQKPYGEMRQHLERYEQLLLGLAGVPTGAAGARRSTLEAEIRQHGAEMVAAALRVAEAERQSVRSMLRLSKQMPLAALAVLLVLIVYITNFLARQLLAPLGRMVNTAGRIAKGDFTPLQPTRRYRDEFTGLALAINRMMQELNHRQEALAEAQKLRAIGTLTAGIAHELNNPINNISLTAEAMLEDHQTLGDEDRLDLCRDLLTQTERAQGIVRNLLDFSRQRDVHMEVIDLAGLLQSTVRLAGNQIKLAGARLELAVPDGVPAIRGDRQQLSQVFVNLYLNALDAMGSDGIIRVSVGSDPEQPGRVQIDVSDNGAGIPADVLPFVFDPFFTTKAAKGTGLGLSVSYGIVSKHGGDIRVTSTPGRGTTLSVFLPKAQALPDAESESGLGTSV from the coding sequence ATGAGGCCGCAACACGAGACGCCAGGCCGAACGCCGCCCGGGTGGTCCGCTCGCGGGCGGAACCGCCAGGGTGGCGGTCCGTCGAACGGGCAACTGAACGGGCGCGACTCCCAGACGGCAGCCGACATTGCGCTGCTGCGGCGTCCGAGCTTCAGCATCCGCAAGAGGATTGCTCTCAGCTTCCTGCTGTGCTTCCTGGTGATTGGCGGCGTCACGCTGGCTTCGCTGGTGACGCTCGGGCGTATCGAGCAGAAGCTCCACTTCCTCGAGGTGGCCGACACCTACACCAATCAAATCCAGCAAGCCCGCCGGTTCGAGAAGAACTACCTGCTGTATGGGACCGGCCTGGACAGCGCCCTCGAGTACGCGCACGAGGCGCGCGCCACGCTCGGGGGCGCGTCTGCCGAGTTCGCGCGCATCGTCGGCCAGAAGCCGTACGGGGAGATGCGCCAGCACCTCGAACGCTATGAGCAGCTGCTGCTCGGGCTGGCAGGTGTGCCCACAGGCGCGGCGGGTGCCCGGCGCAGCACGCTTGAAGCCGAGATTCGGCAGCATGGGGCGGAGATGGTGGCCGCGGCACTGCGGGTGGCTGAGGCCGAACGGCAAAGCGTCCGGTCGATGCTCCGGCTGTCGAAGCAGATGCCGCTGGCGGCGCTCGCGGTGCTCCTCGTGTTGATTGTGTACATCACCAATTTCCTGGCGCGCCAGCTGCTCGCGCCGCTGGGGCGGATGGTGAACACGGCTGGCCGCATCGCCAAAGGGGACTTCACGCCGCTCCAGCCGACCCGGCGATACCGGGATGAATTCACCGGCCTCGCGCTCGCCATCAACCGCATGATGCAGGAACTGAATCACCGGCAGGAGGCGCTCGCCGAGGCGCAGAAGCTCAGGGCCATCGGGACGCTGACCGCCGGTATCGCGCATGAACTCAACAACCCCATCAACAACATCTCGCTGACGGCAGAGGCCATGCTCGAAGACCACCAGACGCTCGGCGACGAGGATCGTCTCGATCTGTGCCGGGATCTGCTGACGCAGACCGAACGCGCCCAGGGCATCGTCCGCAACCTGCTCGATTTCTCGCGGCAGCGCGACGTCCATATGGAGGTGATTGACCTCGCGGGGCTGCTGCAATCGACCGTCAGGCTCGCCGGCAACCAGATCAAGCTCGCGGGCGCGCGCCTGGAACTGGCCGTGCCGGACGGCGTGCCGGCCATTCGCGGGGATCGCCAGCAACTGTCCCAGGTGTTCGTCAACCTCTACCTCAACGCGCTCGATGCGATGGGGTCGGACGGGATCATCCGCGTCTCGGTCGGCAGCGACCCCGAGCAGCCGGGCCGCGTGCAGATCGACGTGAGCGACAATGGAGCCGGCATTCCGGCCGACGTGCTGCCGTTTGTCTTCGACCCGTTCTTCACCACGAAGGCGGCCAAGGGTACAGGCCTGGGGCTGTCGGTGAGCTACGGCATCGTCTCGAAGCACGGCGGGGACATCCGTGTGACCAGCACCCCGGGCCGCGGCACGACGCTCAGTGTGTTTCTGCCGAAAGCTCAGGCTCTGCCAGATGCCGAATCCGAGTCCGGGCTCGGCACCTCGGTGTGA
- a CDS encoding response regulator gives MPKLTILVLDDEPIVGKRLKPALEKSGYTVDVVETGAEAIRLLDLRAYDIVVTDIRMEGVDGMGVLRHAQSRSPQPLVIMITGYATVDVAREALTIGAFDFIAKPFKMDDLRAVIARAAERIAAVRSL, from the coding sequence ATGCCGAAACTGACCATCCTGGTCCTCGACGACGAACCTATCGTCGGCAAGCGGCTGAAACCAGCGCTCGAGAAGTCGGGTTATACCGTCGACGTGGTCGAGACGGGCGCCGAGGCGATTCGTCTGCTCGACCTGCGAGCCTACGACATCGTCGTCACCGATATCCGCATGGAGGGCGTCGATGGCATGGGGGTGCTGCGCCATGCGCAGTCAAGGTCGCCGCAGCCCCTGGTCATCATGATCACGGGGTACGCCACCGTCGACGTGGCACGCGAAGCCCTCACCATCGGCGCGTTCGACTTCATCGCGAAGCCGTTCAAAATGGACGACCTCAGGGCCGTCATCGCTCGTGCTGCCGAGCGGATCGCGGCAGTACGATCGTTGTGA
- a CDS encoding PEP-utilizing enzyme codes for MARIGKWLRFGRRPSISFRLLFARFRAILDNNTRVLQLFADLAEKQSGEYVFDRSYIQTSIHQLFDLVGKTVHDLNSLTDQKHTALYAVLDRLRDEIQGDVAGRPVVSKASFCVPFAQIDESLVNLVGGKSAHLGELHTRLHVRIPDGFTITTWAFVRIIEANHLSNVIEDGLLRLSRGDDAAVLEIAERLLHARVPREIGTAIRKAVAALGRTDQLSLAVRSSALGEDQDLSFAGQYETVLHTKPAEVIDAYRRVLASLYAPHAVAYRTSSGLPAGGLMAVACMRMVRATVSGVLYTVDPNRSGSGELLLGATRGLANRAVQGEQNMAQYSVARQPPHEVLGYRPAAGVGDAAWHAEGDQTPKPPGDGSAGRELADADVRELSEMALRIERYFKQPQDIEWARDADGSLYLIQARRLRISAPASEPRDLSEILNAYPVLLRRRGQVACRGVASGPVVHVTEESDLAAFPAGGVLVSRRASPRFVSAMAKCAAIVTDIGAPTGHMAALAREFRVPTLVDCATASIVLTEGQVVTVDADENAVYAGRVDPLIDYQLVTESGLEDTPEYRLLRRLLRRITPLNLIDHHADNFRADRCRTIHDVIRFAHETAVDELIDLQASGRVSGVESAKRLISDLPIGLSIIDVGGGLDTAVGGGLPQLTVTPAAIRSVPMLAIWAGLTTPGVWSTRPVRVDLATFFSSAMSGGALQNTHRNLAVVSENYVNLSLNVGYHFTMVDAFVSGNREENHIYFRFVGGASDAERRTRRAEMVRDIMERLGFATRQSYDLVVARLRKLPRTATEERLRIIGRLIGFTRQIDALMDDEDTVSRYTEAFFEGRHNPE; via the coding sequence ATGGCCCGCATCGGCAAGTGGCTCCGTTTCGGCCGACGACCATCGATTTCCTTCAGGCTGCTGTTCGCCCGCTTTCGCGCGATTCTCGATAACAACACCAGGGTCCTCCAGTTGTTCGCCGATCTCGCCGAGAAGCAGAGCGGCGAATACGTGTTCGATCGGTCCTACATTCAGACCTCGATTCATCAGCTGTTCGATCTGGTTGGAAAGACCGTCCACGATCTCAACAGCCTCACCGATCAGAAGCACACGGCGCTCTACGCCGTCCTCGATCGGCTCCGGGACGAAATCCAGGGCGACGTGGCCGGACGTCCCGTCGTGTCCAAGGCGAGCTTCTGTGTGCCCTTCGCGCAGATCGATGAGAGCCTCGTCAACCTCGTCGGCGGCAAGAGCGCCCACCTCGGCGAACTCCACACCCGGCTGCACGTACGGATTCCCGACGGGTTCACGATCACCACGTGGGCGTTTGTCCGGATCATCGAAGCCAATCACCTGTCGAATGTCATCGAGGATGGCCTGCTGCGCTTGAGCCGGGGCGACGACGCCGCCGTCCTGGAGATTGCCGAGCGTCTGCTGCATGCGAGAGTCCCGCGGGAGATCGGCACGGCGATCCGGAAGGCCGTCGCCGCGCTCGGACGGACCGACCAGCTGAGCCTCGCGGTGCGTTCGAGTGCGCTCGGCGAGGATCAGGATCTGTCGTTCGCCGGGCAGTACGAGACCGTGCTCCACACGAAGCCAGCCGAGGTCATCGACGCGTATCGCCGGGTGTTGGCCAGCCTGTATGCTCCCCACGCCGTCGCGTACCGGACGTCCTCGGGCCTGCCGGCGGGTGGGCTGATGGCCGTGGCCTGCATGCGCATGGTGCGCGCGACGGTCAGCGGCGTCCTCTACACCGTCGATCCGAATCGGTCGGGATCGGGCGAGTTGCTCCTGGGCGCCACGCGAGGCCTTGCCAACCGCGCCGTGCAGGGCGAGCAGAACATGGCGCAGTACTCCGTCGCGCGTCAGCCGCCGCACGAGGTACTGGGATATCGGCCAGCCGCTGGCGTCGGCGACGCCGCCTGGCACGCCGAGGGTGACCAGACCCCGAAGCCGCCTGGCGACGGCTCCGCGGGCCGGGAGCTCGCCGACGCCGACGTTCGAGAGCTCAGCGAAATGGCGCTGCGCATCGAGCGTTACTTCAAGCAGCCACAGGATATCGAGTGGGCCCGTGACGCTGACGGCTCGCTGTACCTCATTCAGGCGCGCCGGCTCAGGATCAGTGCGCCGGCCTCTGAGCCGCGCGACTTGTCCGAGATCCTAAACGCCTATCCGGTGCTGCTGCGGCGACGCGGACAGGTGGCCTGCCGGGGCGTCGCGTCGGGACCAGTCGTCCATGTGACCGAGGAGTCGGACCTCGCCGCCTTCCCCGCCGGCGGGGTGCTCGTCTCGCGGAGGGCCTCGCCCCGCTTCGTCAGCGCGATGGCGAAGTGCGCCGCGATCGTCACGGACATCGGTGCGCCAACCGGACACATGGCGGCGCTGGCCCGCGAGTTTCGGGTGCCGACCCTGGTGGATTGCGCCACCGCGTCGATCGTCCTGACCGAGGGCCAGGTGGTGACGGTCGACGCTGACGAGAATGCCGTCTATGCCGGCCGCGTCGATCCTTTGATCGACTACCAGCTCGTCACGGAAAGCGGGCTCGAGGACACCCCGGAATACCGACTGCTGCGCCGGCTGCTTCGGCGGATCACCCCGTTGAACCTCATCGACCATCACGCAGACAACTTCCGGGCCGATCGGTGCCGGACGATTCATGACGTCATCCGCTTCGCACATGAGACAGCCGTCGACGAGCTGATCGATCTACAGGCCTCGGGGCGCGTGTCGGGCGTCGAATCGGCGAAGCGACTGATTTCGGATCTGCCGATCGGACTCTCCATTATCGATGTCGGTGGCGGGCTCGATACGGCGGTGGGTGGCGGCCTTCCGCAGTTGACCGTGACGCCCGCCGCCATTCGCTCGGTACCCATGCTGGCGATCTGGGCCGGCCTGACGACACCGGGGGTATGGAGCACGCGCCCGGTCAGAGTTGATCTTGCGACCTTCTTCTCAAGCGCGATGTCGGGAGGCGCCCTCCAGAACACGCACAGAAACCTGGCCGTCGTCTCCGAGAACTACGTGAATCTGAGTCTGAACGTCGGTTACCACTTCACCATGGTCGATGCCTTCGTGAGCGGCAACCGCGAGGAGAACCATATCTACTTCCGTTTCGTCGGCGGGGCTTCTGATGCCGAGCGCCGCACGCGCCGCGCGGAGATGGTCCGGGACATCATGGAACGGTTGGGATTCGCGACACGTCAGAGTTACGACCTCGTGGTGGCTCGTCTGCGGAAACTGCCGCGAACGGCCACCGAAGAGCGCCTTAGAATCATCGGGAGACTCATTGGGTTCACGCGCCAGATCGACGCGCTGATGGATGACGAAGACACGGTCTCGCGGTACACGGAAGCGTTCTTCGAAGGACGCCACAATCCGGAGTAG
- a CDS encoding TIGR02186 family protein — translation MDRRSALAAGLTVIALLSTAATSVAVGEDRFTIDPNPVSIHSFFNGGTVRVRGTVDPGCSIVVVITGGTVDEHFNRKGRFGPLWATTGKVAISGVPSLHLVASQAPVATLVRRDDIEAYRLDVDALLRRARIDPDVPDRDLLLREYLKLKQQRGVVAVFDQAVRIEQAPTSRTFDAEIPWPVTAPTGTYRVAVLQVRERGVLRQDVRALDVQYVGIPRFVSYMAFERKFLYGLGSVVIALGFGLVIGLLFKKGPAGH, via the coding sequence ATGGACCGACGCAGTGCGCTGGCCGCTGGCCTGACGGTGATTGCGCTGCTCTCGACTGCGGCCACATCGGTGGCAGTCGGCGAGGACCGTTTCACGATCGACCCGAATCCGGTGTCGATTCATTCGTTCTTCAACGGTGGCACCGTGCGTGTGCGCGGAACGGTTGACCCGGGCTGTAGCATCGTCGTGGTCATCACGGGCGGGACCGTAGACGAACACTTCAACCGCAAGGGACGGTTTGGGCCGCTGTGGGCAACCACCGGCAAGGTGGCGATCTCGGGTGTGCCGAGTCTCCATCTGGTGGCCAGCCAGGCGCCGGTCGCAACGCTGGTCCGGCGTGACGACATCGAAGCGTACCGGCTCGACGTCGACGCACTCCTCCGCCGGGCACGGATAGACCCCGACGTGCCGGACCGGGATCTCCTGCTTCGCGAGTATCTGAAGCTCAAGCAGCAGCGGGGCGTGGTGGCGGTCTTCGACCAGGCGGTCCGCATTGAGCAGGCTCCGACCTCGCGCACATTCGACGCCGAGATCCCCTGGCCCGTGACCGCGCCAACCGGCACGTACCGGGTTGCCGTGCTCCAGGTGCGCGAACGCGGGGTGCTGCGGCAGGACGTCAGAGCCCTCGATGTGCAGTACGTGGGAATTCCTAGATTCGTTTCTTACATGGCGTTCGAGCGGAAGTTCCTGTACGGCCTCGGGTCGGTCGTCATCGCCCTCGGCTTTGGGCTCGTGATCGGTCTGCTCTTCAAGAAGGGACCCGCGGGACACTAG
- a CDS encoding sulfite exporter TauE/SafE family protein, with translation MYLFLPIAACSINVFIPLGLGCLVGFLSGMFGVGGGFLMTPLLMMVGIPATVAAASDSCQIAAAAASGSFAHARMGNVDYKLGGLMLIGGIGGGAVGVQIIKIVRLMGNADFLIGLTYVIVLASIGVYMFRESLRAIRHVHLRRTPRPGPSRFARLLAALPLQTTFEKSGIRQSAFVPVALCMLVGILAAIMGVGGGFIMIPAMVYVLRMPMHVAVGTDLFQILFTSSGVTLMQATVNATVDVVLALVLALGSTIGAQIGARVARRLRGEQLRIILSVIVLLVCLKMIYGLVASPSVLLSYAGGH, from the coding sequence ATGTATCTTTTTCTCCCGATCGCAGCGTGTAGCATCAATGTCTTCATTCCTCTGGGTCTCGGTTGCCTGGTCGGCTTCCTGTCTGGCATGTTCGGTGTCGGCGGCGGGTTTCTCATGACACCGCTGCTCATGATGGTGGGCATTCCGGCGACGGTCGCAGCCGCGTCTGATTCGTGTCAGATCGCGGCGGCGGCCGCGTCTGGCAGCTTTGCCCACGCGCGCATGGGCAACGTCGACTACAAGCTGGGCGGTCTGATGCTCATCGGCGGAATCGGTGGTGGAGCCGTCGGAGTTCAGATCATCAAGATTGTCCGGCTCATGGGGAACGCGGACTTCCTGATTGGCCTCACCTACGTCATCGTGCTGGCGTCGATCGGCGTTTACATGTTCAGGGAAAGTCTGCGGGCGATCAGGCACGTCCATCTGCGGAGAACGCCCCGGCCGGGCCCCTCGCGGTTCGCCCGACTGCTCGCGGCGCTCCCGCTGCAGACGACGTTCGAGAAGTCGGGCATACGGCAATCGGCGTTCGTGCCGGTGGCCCTCTGCATGTTGGTGGGCATCCTCGCGGCGATCATGGGTGTGGGCGGCGGATTCATCATGATCCCGGCCATGGTCTACGTGCTCCGCATGCCGATGCATGTGGCCGTCGGTACCGATCTGTTCCAGATTCTCTTCACCTCCAGTGGCGTGACGCTGATGCAGGCCACCGTCAACGCGACGGTGGACGTCGTCCTCGCGCTCGTCCTCGCGTTGGGTTCCACGATCGGCGCGCAGATCGGAGCCCGGGTTGCGCGGCGGCTGAGAGGAGAACAGTTGCGGATCATCCTCTCCGTCATCGTGTTACTGGTGTGTCTGAAGATGATCTATGGACTGGTAGCGAGCCCATCGGTGCTGCTGTCCTACGCGGGTGGACACTAG
- a CDS encoding DUF2270 domain-containing protein, with translation MVHSRSAMAVHYVDPTAGSHDDGVGDADSFDTAMAHLYRGEMHRMTTWRQRLDVTTNWAMIMALGMTTFVLGSERTPPYILLLGLAAVAMCLVIEARRYQHLHHSLWRLRLLEQHYFVGLLRSAPRADRSWRERLASELASPRPKIGLVASARFRLRRNYLILSLFITAAWLTKVFIHPTSPATINQFYQRLAVGELVPSWLVAITAGAFVLGATVLAATSANEEAMERHASASDI, from the coding sequence GTGGTACACTCCCGTTCGGCTATGGCGGTTCACTACGTTGATCCCACGGCGGGCAGTCACGACGACGGAGTCGGCGACGCGGACAGTTTCGACACGGCCATGGCGCATCTCTATCGCGGCGAGATGCACCGGATGACCACCTGGCGACAGCGGCTGGACGTGACGACCAACTGGGCCATGATCATGGCCCTTGGTATGACCACGTTCGTGCTCGGCTCCGAGCGGACACCACCCTACATCCTGCTGCTGGGCCTGGCGGCCGTGGCGATGTGTCTGGTGATCGAGGCCCGGCGTTATCAGCACCTCCACCACAGCCTGTGGCGGTTGCGGCTGCTCGAGCAGCACTACTTCGTCGGGCTGCTCCGGTCAGCGCCGCGCGCGGACCGATCGTGGCGCGAACGTCTCGCCAGCGAACTCGCCAGCCCGAGGCCGAAGATCGGGCTCGTGGCGTCAGCCAGATTCCGTCTGCGCCGCAACTACCTCATCCTCTCACTCTTCATCACCGCCGCGTGGCTGACGAAGGTCTTCATCCATCCGACCAGCCCCGCGACCATCAACCAGTTCTACCAGCGTCTCGCCGTCGGTGAACTCGTCCCAAGCTGGCTCGTGGCCATCACCGCCGGTGCGTTCGTCCTGGGGGCGACCGTGCTGGCGGCCACATCGGCGAACGAAGAAGCGATGGAACGACATGCCAGCGCCAGCGACATCTAG
- the aprB gene encoding adenylyl-sulfate reductase subunit beta — translation MPSYVNPEKCDGCKALDKTACQHICPNDLMVLNKETMKAYNRDVSMCWECYNCVKICPTQAVEVRGYADFVPLGANVTPLRSTDSIMWTVKFRNGMVKRFKFPIRTTPEGKAAPDGGFATKGDLNSQALFTEPASTGLSDVFTLRT, via the coding sequence ATGCCAAGTTATGTCAACCCGGAGAAGTGCGACGGGTGCAAGGCGCTGGACAAGACCGCTTGCCAGCACATCTGCCCCAACGACCTGATGGTCCTCAACAAGGAGACGATGAAGGCGTACAACCGCGACGTCTCGATGTGCTGGGAGTGCTACAACTGCGTGAAGATCTGCCCGACGCAAGCCGTCGAGGTGCGGGGCTACGCCGACTTCGTGCCCCTCGGTGCCAACGTCACTCCTCTGCGCTCGACCGACTCCATCATGTGGACGGTCAAGTTCCGCAACGGAATGGTCAAGCGGTTCAAGTTCCCCATCCGCACCACACCTGAAGGAAAGGCCGCACCTGATGGCGGGTTCGCCACCAAGGGAGATTTGAACAGCCAGGCGCTGTTCACCGAGCCGGCGTCAACCGGTCTGTCGGACGTGTTCACCCTCAGGACGTAG